From Deltaproteobacteria bacterium:
GTGGGACGACGGCATCATCGATCCGCGCGACACGCGCGACGTGCTCGGCATCGCGCTGTCGGCGGCGCACTCGGCGCCGGTCCGCGGCACGATGGCCTACGGCGTGTTCCGCCACTGACCCGGCGCCGAGCTGCGCAACCGGCGTGTGACGCAACCACGGGACACGAGGATGACGCGCATCGACACGATTCTGATCGCCAACCGCGGAGAGATCGCGCGCCGGATCGCGCGGACGTGCCGCGACATGGGCATCGCGGTGGCCGCGGTGTACTCCGACGCGGACGAAGCGGCGCCGTTCGTCCGCGAAGCCGACGTCGCGGTCCGCATCGGCCCACCGCCGGCGGCCGAGTCGTACCTGCGGATCGACCGCATCGTGGACGCGGCGCGCCGGGTCGGGGCGGACGCGGTGCACCCGGGGTACGGTTTCCTCGCCGAGAATGCCGCGCTGGCGCGGGCGTGTGCCGGCGCCGGGATCGCGGTCATCGGACCGCGACCGGAGGTGATCGAACGCCTCGGCTCGAAGCGCGAGGCGCGCCGCGTGGCGGTCGCCGCGGGCGTGCCGATCGTGCCCGGCGACGACGGCGACGACGGCGACGACGCCGCGCTCGCGCAGCGCGCGCGCGCCGTCGGCCTGCCGGTGCTGCTCAAGCCGTCGGCGGGCGGCGGCGGCAAGGGCATGCGCGTGGTGACCCGCGCGGTGGACCTGGCGGACGCGATCGCGGCGGCGCGGCGGGAGGCGCGCGGCGCGTTCGGCGACGACACCTTGATCGTCGAGCGCTACGTCGACCGCCCGCGCCACGTCGAGGTCCAGATCCTCGGCGACGAGCACGGCAACGTGGTCCATCTCGGCGAGCGCGAGTGTTCGATCCAGCGCCGCCACCAGAAGATCGTCGAGGAGGCGCCGTCGCCGGCGGTGTCGCCCGCGCTGCGAGCCCGCATGGGCGACGCCGCGCTCGCGCTGGCGCGCGCGGTCGGCTACACGAACGCCGGCACGGTCGAGTTCTTGCTCGCGCCGGACGGCAGCTTCTACTTCCTCGAGGTCAACACGCGGTTGCAAGTGGAACATCCGGTCACGGAGTGCGTCACCGGGATCGACCTCGTGCGCGAGCAAATCCGCATCGCGCGCGGCGAGCCGCTCGGTTTCGACCAGGCGGACGTGGCGATCGCGGGCGCGGCGATCGAGTGCCGCCTGTACGCCGAGGATCCGGACGCGGGGTTTTTGCCGGCCAGCGGCCGCATCGTCCACTGGCGGGCACCGGCCGGCGCCGGCGTCCGCGTCGACAGCGGCGTCGACGACACGTCCCGGGCGGGGCCGGCGGACGTGTCGATTCACTACGACCCGATGTTGGCGAAGGTGATCGCGCACGCCGAGACGCGGCGCGAGGCGGCGGCGCGGCTGGCGATGGCGCTGCGCCGGTTCGAGGTGTGCGGCATTCCGACGAACCGCGAGTTGCTGCTGCGGGTGGTCGACCACCCCGCGTTCGTCGACGGTGCGTTGCACACGCATTTCGTCGACGAGCACGCGGCGGATCTGGCCGAGCCCGCGGCGGCGGACGAAGACCGCTGGTCCGCGGCAGTCGCCGCGTGTCTGGCCGACGTCGAGCGCCGCCGCGCCGCGCGCCACCTGCTGCCGGCCCTCGAACCGGGCTTTCGCAACAATCCCGGCGATCCGCAGCGCGTGGTCTACGATGCGCGCGGGGGCGCGGTCACCGTCGCCTATCGCAACCTGGGCCGGCGCCGGTTCGCCGTGGGCCGCGACGCGGCGGACGGGGCGGTGCGGGTGGCGGCGTTCGCCGAGGATCCGGTCGCGGCGGGCGCGGCCGCGCCGCTGTCGATCGCGATCGAAGACGCCGGCGGCGTGCGCCGCACGTGGCGCGTGATCGCCGACGGCGCGCGCCGGTACGTGCTCGGCGGCGGCCGCGCGATCGAGCTGGTCGAGCGGCCGCGGTTTCCCGACGCGGCCGAAGCGGTGCCCGACGGAGCGCTCGTCGCACCGATGCCGGGCGCGATCGTCGAGGTGCGCGTGCGCGAGGGCGATCGCGTGGCCGCCGGCGACACGCTCGTCGTGCTCGAGGCGATGAAGATGGAGCACCGCGTCGTCGCCGCCGAGGCGGGCGTCGTCGCGCGCGTGCTGGTCGCGGAGGGCGAGCAGGTGGACGCCGACACGTTGCTCGTCGTGGTCGAACCGGCGGATTAGCGCCGCGCCGCGCGCACGGCGGCTTCGAGCAGCGCCCGCCGCGGCGCGTACGCGAGCAAGACCGCGATCGACACCGCGGCGAACGGCAGCATTGGCCGGACGTCGCGCAGCAGGATCCCGAGGACGAACCCGTAGATCGCGACGGACTCGGCGAGCGCCCAGGTCACGATCGACGCGGCGAACACCTTGCCGAGCGCGCGCCGGGCCGGCTCCGGCAACGGGTCGTCGTCGGCGATGCGGTCGGCCAGCTGCGCGGGCGGCTCGCGCGCGGGCATCATCTTGCGGCGCAGCACCACTAGGGCGACGAGCGAGCCGACCGCGGCGGCGGCGAAGGCGTATGGCAGCACGCCGATGGCGGCGGCGCCGGCCTGCGGGTCGGCGGGCCGGCGGACGAGGACGGCCACGACGACCACGTAGATGCCGACGCCGGCGGTGAGCGCCGCGTGCACCAGGCGCATCGTGCGCGTCGCGGCGCCGAGCGTGGCCGGCAGAGACGACTGCACCGCCATGCGGCGATTGTACCCGAGCCGGCGCGCGCGGAGCCAGCCGGGCGTCAGCGCGGCCGGCCGGGGGGGTAGACGTAGCGGCGCGCGAGCAGCACCGCCGCCATCTGGTGCTGCGTGACGTCGATCCGCAGCACCGGCTCGCGCGCGTGGTTCTGCACGCCGCCGAGCGCGCGCGGGTCGTCGGGCGGCGGACCGATGCAACGGCTCGGGATCGGCCCGCCGACTTGCCACGCCGTGAGCTTCGACAGGCCGTAGCCGATCACCCGCCCGATCTTGCGCTGAGCGTCGCGGTCGCCGAGGCGCCGCGCGAGCTCCCAGGCGTGGATCAACCCCTCGTATGCGTACGCCGTGTTGCGCGTGCGGCGCAGCGTATGGTGGACGTCGATCATCCAGTAGGCCATCTCGATCACGCGCCACGGCCACCGGTCTGCGCCCGGCCAGTCGGCCGTCGCGATCTCGAAAAACGCCATCGAGCCCCACTGGTAGTAGCCCTTGGTCGTGTCCGAATCGGGGTGCAGCGCGCGCGCGACCACGACGTTGTCCCAGTAGCCCGCGCGCGCGGTCGACAGCGCGATCGGCCGCAGGTCGTCGCGGCCGAGGAACTTGGCCGCCTTGACCAGCGCGAGCAGCGCTTCGCCGTCGACGTAGGGGTTCGGGTCGCCGACGGGGGCGCCGTCGGCGTGGCGGTACGACCCGGCGAAGTGGCCGTCCGGCCGGCGCGCGCGCACGAGCTGGCGCAGCAACCCGTCGAGGACCTGCTCGTACTGCGCGCGCTCCCCGGCGTCGAACGTCGCGCCGCCGGCGCGCAGGTAGTCGATCAACGTGAGCGCGAAGATCGCGATCGTGCCCATCTTGCCGGAGGCGTCGCCGGGATACACCACGTAGCGCGCGCCGTCCGGCGCGACCCGCGACAGCCCCTCGAACAGCGCGATCGACCGGCGCAGCGCGCGCTCGACCTCGGGCGACGGCTCGTCGGCGAAGATCAGCGCGAGTCCCCACATCGCGCCGGCCTGGCGCACCTGATTGTCGCCGGGCAGCTCGCGCCGCGCCCGCCAGTCGTACTCGTACGTGAACCGGCCGTCCGGCTTCTGGTTCGCGAGCAGGTAGCGGGTGCCGAGGCGCAGGGATGCGTCGAGCGCGGCGCGGTCGACCTGTGGGACGAGATCCGTGTCGCACGGACACGCGGCGAGCAGGGCGGCGGCCGCGGCGGCCGCGGCGGTGCGAGCGCGCACGGGCATCATGGCGCGAGCCTCGCACAAGTGGCGGGGCGCGCGCGACGGGCGCGCCGGTCGGGACGCGGGTGCGCCGGCGTCCGGCGCGTCGCCGGCCCCGCGGACCGTGCTACAACGGGCGCTGGGTTGACGATCGGGCGCGCACTTTGGGGAGGGGCTCGCGCGCGCCGCCGGGCGCGGGCGGGGCGTCCCGCGCGTCCGCACGCCGGGCGGGACGCGGAGGGGACGCGACGTGGCCGGCGAGCGCCGCACCGCCCCGCGCGTCGAAGCCGACCGGCTGCTCGTCAAGCAGCCGTGGCGCCACTACCGGCGCACCTGTTCCCGCGCCGAGATGCGCTGGGGGATGGCGGTCGGGCTCGGGCTCGCAGCGGTCGCGGCGGGGGTCGCTTGGCGCGGCCGGCGCGCCGACCCGGATCGGTTCGGCGCGCCGCCGCCGCTCGCATCGCCGGCGGCCGCTCCGGGTAGCGGCGATCGCGGTCCGATTCCGGACGCGCTCGCCGGGCCGGGATGGACCGAGGGCGGCGTGTCGCAGTTCGACGCCGACAACCCGTACGTGAAGATCGACGGGCGGGCGGACTACTTTTTGGCGTACGGGTTTCGCCGGCTGTACTTCCTGCCGCTGCGCGGTCCCGACGGGGCGACCGTGGACGTCGAGGTGTACGACCTCGGCGAACCGGCCAACGCGCTCGGCGCGTTCGGCGGCGAGCACAAAGACGGCGCGGTCGAACAGGTGGCCGGCGGTGGCCTGCGCTACCTCGCGCGCAATGCGCTGTTCGTCGCCCGCGGCCCGTACTACGTGCGGACGATCGGATCGAACGAGGAACCGGCGACCGTCGACCAGCTGCGGCGCATCGGCGACACGCTGCGGTTGTTGATGTACTGCGACGCGTACGGCGAGCGGGACAAGGCGCGGCG
This genomic window contains:
- a CDS encoding biotin/lipoyl-binding protein, coding for MTRIDTILIANRGEIARRIARTCRDMGIAVAAVYSDADEAAPFVREADVAVRIGPPPAAESYLRIDRIVDAARRVGADAVHPGYGFLAENAALARACAGAGIAVIGPRPEVIERLGSKREARRVAVAAGVPIVPGDDGDDGDDAALAQRARAVGLPVLLKPSAGGGGKGMRVVTRAVDLADAIAAARREARGAFGDDTLIVERYVDRPRHVEVQILGDEHGNVVHLGERECSIQRRHQKIVEEAPSPAVSPALRARMGDAALALARAVGYTNAGTVEFLLAPDGSFYFLEVNTRLQVEHPVTECVTGIDLVREQIRIARGEPLGFDQADVAIAGAAIECRLYAEDPDAGFLPASGRIVHWRAPAGAGVRVDSGVDDTSRAGPADVSIHYDPMLAKVIAHAETRREAAARLAMALRRFEVCGIPTNRELLLRVVDHPAFVDGALHTHFVDEHAADLAEPAAADEDRWSAAVAACLADVERRRAARHLLPALEPGFRNNPGDPQRVVYDARGGAVTVAYRNLGRRRFAVGRDAADGAVRVAAFAEDPVAAGAAAPLSIAIEDAGGVRRTWRVIADGARRYVLGGGRAIELVERPRFPDAAEAVPDGALVAPMPGAIVEVRVREGDRVAAGDTLVVLEAMKMEHRVVAAEAGVVARVLVAEGEQVDADTLLVVVEPAD